From one Montipora capricornis isolate CH-2021 chromosome 10, ASM3666992v2, whole genome shotgun sequence genomic stretch:
- the LOC138020574 gene encoding uncharacterized protein — MSHLSQVKRPHPRPEDLPPERLTPSPPFTYTGMDVCGPFYIKEGRKELKRWGLIFTCLASRAIHLETLNAMTTDSFLNGLRRFISRRGKVCQLRSDQGSNFVGAKNELSNALKELDQNPVREYLTAQDCDWIEFSLNVPHASHMGGVWERQI; from the coding sequence ATGAGTCACTTGTCGCAAGTTAAGAGGCCGCACCCAAGACCAGAAGATCTACCCCCTGAACGACTTACGCCATCTCCTCCGTTCACCTACACTGGAATGGACGTATGCGGGCCCTTCTACATTAAAGAAGGACGAAAAGAGTTGAAGCGATGGGGTCTGATATTCACCTGCCTAGCCTCACGCGCTATTCACTTGGAGACACTGAACGCCATGACAACAGATTCATTTCTCAACGGCCTCAGACGCTTCATCAGCCGCCGAGGAAAAGTTTGCCAGCTTAGATCTGATCAAGGTTCTAACTTTGTCGGCGCAAAGAATGAGCTGAGTAATGCACTCAAGGAACTAGACCAGAACCCTGTCAGAGAATACTTAACTGCGCAAGACTGCGACTGGATAGAGTTCAGCCTTAACGTTCCTCACGCTTCTCACATGGGTGGTGTTTGGGAACGTCAAATATGA